In Microbacterium lushaniae, the following are encoded in one genomic region:
- a CDS encoding SDR family oxidoreductase gives MTTLTDKVAILTGASSGIGLATAHALAAEGVHVVAVARSEDKLAELAASLGDRVTPFAADVADPASAERIVAHALDRHGRLDIVLPNAGVYVGGDLVTTDPADIAALVSTNVTGVMTLVRAALPCLLAQGSGDIVVTSSVSGHQDIEWEPVYSASKHAVQSFVHTVRRQTAESGVRVGAIAPGVVLNPLWGFAHGSPEEAARIEERTGIRSADVADAIVFMLTRPAHVVVRDLVLLPTGQPI, from the coding sequence ATGACCACGCTGACCGACAAGGTGGCGATCCTCACCGGCGCGAGCTCGGGTATCGGCCTGGCCACGGCCCACGCCCTCGCCGCGGAGGGCGTGCACGTCGTGGCCGTGGCCCGCTCGGAGGACAAGCTCGCCGAGCTCGCGGCGAGCCTCGGCGACCGCGTCACCCCGTTCGCGGCGGATGTGGCCGACCCCGCCAGCGCGGAGCGCATCGTGGCGCACGCCCTGGACCGGCACGGCCGGCTCGACATCGTCCTGCCCAATGCGGGCGTCTACGTCGGCGGCGACCTCGTCACCACCGACCCCGCCGACATCGCAGCCCTCGTGTCCACCAACGTCACGGGCGTGATGACCCTCGTCCGGGCCGCGCTTCCGTGCCTGCTCGCGCAGGGATCGGGCGACATCGTCGTCACCAGTTCGGTGTCGGGGCACCAGGACATCGAGTGGGAGCCGGTGTACTCGGCGAGCAAGCACGCCGTGCAGTCCTTCGTGCACACCGTCCGGCGCCAGACCGCGGAGAGCGGCGTGCGGGTGGGGGCGATCGCGCCGGGCGTCGTGCTCAACCCGCTGTGGGGCTTCGCGCACGGCTCGCCGGAGGAGGCTGCGCGCATCGAGGAGCGCACCGGCATCCGCTCGGCCGACGTCGCCGATGCGATCGTGTTCATGCTGACCCGCCCCGCCCACGTCGTCGTGCGCGACCTCGTCCTCCTGCCCACCGGGCAGCCGATCTGA
- a CDS encoding tagatose-bisphosphate aldolase, with translation MNALTTAERRGMQVISTAAGNMLIVAADQRNGMKAAILDAPEGSSAITKAELAEVKADLVRHLANHAPAILLDPEVALPAIVDDGVLARDTALVVGLDASGFEEVDGLRYTKHVDGVTPATVRALGGDAAKMLWYTRPDRQDAGSRVAHEIRELVAACEAEGVLLIVELLTYQLPGESDEEYAASFASLVAGGAALAVACGAKVLKLQYPGSAEACAAVTDAAQGVPWAVLSAGVDHETFINQVRTAMSGGAAGAMAGRSLWKDSLSISADTRAHLLTERALVRLRELTAAVDGL, from the coding sequence ATGAACGCACTGACCACGGCCGAACGACGTGGGATGCAGGTCATCTCCACGGCGGCCGGCAACATGCTCATCGTCGCGGCCGACCAGCGCAACGGCATGAAGGCCGCGATCCTGGATGCGCCGGAGGGGTCCTCCGCGATCACGAAGGCCGAGCTGGCAGAGGTCAAGGCCGACCTCGTGCGCCACCTCGCCAACCATGCCCCCGCCATCCTGCTCGACCCCGAAGTGGCGCTGCCGGCGATCGTGGACGACGGCGTCCTCGCCCGTGACACCGCGCTCGTGGTCGGGCTCGACGCATCCGGGTTCGAGGAGGTCGACGGGCTCCGCTACACGAAGCACGTCGACGGGGTCACGCCCGCCACCGTCCGCGCGCTCGGCGGCGACGCCGCCAAGATGCTCTGGTACACCCGGCCCGACCGGCAGGACGCCGGCTCCCGCGTCGCGCACGAGATCCGCGAGCTGGTCGCAGCCTGCGAGGCGGAAGGCGTGCTGCTCATCGTCGAGCTGCTGACCTACCAGCTGCCGGGGGAGAGCGACGAGGAGTACGCGGCATCCTTCGCCTCGCTCGTGGCCGGTGGCGCCGCGCTCGCGGTGGCGTGCGGCGCGAAGGTGCTCAAGCTGCAGTACCCCGGCAGTGCCGAGGCGTGCGCCGCTGTCACGGATGCCGCGCAGGGGGTGCCGTGGGCGGTGCTGTCGGCGGGCGTGGACCACGAGACTTTCATCAACCAGGTGCGCACGGCGATGTCGGGCGGGGCAGCGGGTGCCATGGCAGGCCGGTCGCTCTGGAAGGACAGCCTGTCGATCTCGGCCGATACCCGTGCGCACCTGCTCACCGAGCGGGCCCTCGTCCGCCTGCGCGAATTGACTGCCGCCGTCGACGGCCTCTGA
- a CDS encoding class II aldolase/adducin family protein: protein MTDAARDALVDLSRRLGDPAFDAALLGEGNTSMRVADGMLVKASGAALGAAGHDDFVPMAFREALAVIQDERAGDAEVDTLFSAVAARAGRRPSVEALLHAVVYDATDARVVAHSHPTAVNALLCSDAAELLVEGALFPDQIVVLGAAPMLVPYVDPGVRLAREVRTRLARHIDEHGDAPKVIYLRNHGMFALGASAEQVLGITAMAQKCARVLIGAAAVGGVRFMPADEVVRIDTRPDEKYRRALLAGEETR from the coding sequence ATGACCGACGCCGCCCGAGACGCCCTCGTCGATCTGTCACGCCGACTGGGCGACCCGGCCTTCGACGCCGCCCTGCTGGGTGAGGGCAACACGTCGATGCGCGTGGCCGACGGCATGCTCGTCAAGGCCAGCGGGGCCGCCCTCGGGGCCGCCGGGCACGACGACTTCGTCCCGATGGCCTTCCGCGAGGCGCTCGCCGTGATCCAGGACGAGCGAGCAGGCGACGCCGAGGTGGACACGCTGTTCTCCGCCGTCGCCGCGAGGGCGGGGCGACGTCCCTCCGTCGAGGCGCTTCTGCACGCCGTCGTGTACGACGCCACCGACGCCCGCGTCGTCGCGCACAGCCATCCGACGGCGGTGAACGCGCTGCTGTGCTCGGACGCCGCCGAGCTGCTCGTCGAGGGAGCGCTGTTCCCCGACCAGATCGTGGTCCTCGGCGCCGCGCCGATGCTCGTGCCCTACGTCGACCCCGGCGTCCGGCTCGCGCGCGAGGTGCGCACACGCCTCGCGCGGCACATCGACGAGCACGGCGATGCGCCGAAGGTCATCTACTTGCGCAACCATGGGATGTTCGCACTCGGCGCGAGCGCCGAGCAGGTTCTGGGCATCACGGCGATGGCGCAGAAGTGTGCCCGGGTGCTCATCGGCGCGGCGGCCGTCGGCGGCGTGCGGTTCATGCCCGCCGACGAGGTCGTCCGCATCGACACCCGTCCCGACGAGAAGTACCGGCGCGCGCTGCTCGCCGGGGAGGAGACCCGATGA
- a CDS encoding bifunctional aldolase/short-chain dehydrogenase, translating into MTASTPSELIARSRRLGADPRNTNYAGGNTSAKGTGIDPVTGEPVELLWVKGSGGDLGTLTEAGLAVLRLDRVRALVDVYPGVQREDEMVAAFDYCLHGKGGAAPSIDTAMHALVDAAHVDHMHPDSGIAIATAADGEELTSRIFAGKVVWVPWRRPGFQLGLDIAEIKRQNPQAIGCILGGHGITAWGETSEEAEANSLWIIHTAEAYIGEHGRSDPFGGVRAGYEALPQAERRAKAAALAPTIRGLASTDKPMVGHFTDSDDVLEFLAGEKAADLAALGTSCPDHFLRTKVKPMLLDLPAGASVDASIARLTELHEQYRADYRAYYDAHADASSPAMRGADPLIVLIPGVGMFSYGANKQTARVAGEFYVNAIHVMRGAEALSTYTPISDAEKLRIEYWALEDAKLQRMPKPKSHQGRIALVTGAASGIGKAIATRLAAEGACVVVADLDLEKAQSAAAELGNADVAIGVAANVADADAVQAALDATLLAFGGIDLVVNNAGLSLSKPLLETTEQDWDLQHDVMAKGSFFVAKAAARALIAQGMGGDIVYISSKNSVFAGPNNIAYSATKADQAHQVRLLAVELGEHGVRVNGINPDGVVRGSGIFASGWGANRAATYGVKEEDLGQFYANRTILKREVVPENVADAVYVLTGPELSRTTGLHVPVDSGVAAAFLR; encoded by the coding sequence ATGACCGCGTCGACCCCGTCCGAGCTCATCGCCCGCAGCCGCCGCCTGGGCGCGGATCCACGCAATACGAACTACGCCGGCGGCAACACCTCCGCGAAGGGCACCGGGATCGACCCGGTCACCGGCGAGCCCGTCGAGCTGCTGTGGGTGAAGGGGTCGGGCGGCGACCTCGGCACGCTCACCGAGGCGGGCCTCGCGGTGCTGCGGCTGGACCGGGTGCGCGCGCTCGTCGACGTCTATCCGGGTGTGCAGCGTGAGGACGAGATGGTCGCCGCGTTCGATTACTGCCTGCATGGCAAGGGCGGCGCGGCTCCATCGATCGACACGGCGATGCACGCCCTGGTGGACGCGGCGCACGTGGACCACATGCATCCGGATTCCGGCATCGCGATCGCCACCGCCGCCGACGGCGAGGAGCTGACCTCGCGGATCTTCGCGGGGAAGGTCGTGTGGGTGCCGTGGCGGCGGCCCGGCTTCCAGCTGGGCCTGGACATCGCCGAGATCAAGCGGCAGAACCCGCAGGCGATCGGCTGCATCCTCGGCGGGCACGGCATCACCGCGTGGGGGGAGACGTCGGAGGAGGCGGAGGCGAACTCGCTGTGGATCATCCACACGGCGGAGGCGTACATCGGCGAGCACGGGCGGTCCGATCCCTTCGGCGGCGTGCGCGCCGGCTACGAGGCGCTCCCCCAGGCCGAGCGACGCGCCAAGGCCGCGGCCCTGGCCCCCACCATCCGCGGGCTCGCGTCCACCGACAAGCCCATGGTCGGGCACTTCACCGACTCCGACGACGTGCTGGAGTTCCTCGCCGGCGAGAAGGCAGCGGACCTCGCCGCCCTCGGCACGAGTTGCCCCGACCACTTCCTGCGCACGAAGGTCAAGCCGATGCTGCTCGACCTGCCCGCCGGCGCGTCGGTGGACGCATCCATTGCCCGCCTGACCGAGCTGCACGAGCAGTACCGCGCCGACTACCGGGCGTACTACGACGCGCACGCGGATGCATCGAGCCCCGCCATGCGCGGCGCCGACCCGCTCATCGTGCTGATCCCCGGTGTCGGGATGTTCTCGTACGGCGCGAACAAGCAGACCGCACGCGTGGCGGGCGAGTTCTACGTCAACGCGATCCACGTGATGCGCGGCGCGGAAGCCCTCTCGACCTACACCCCCATCTCGGACGCGGAGAAGCTCCGCATCGAGTACTGGGCGCTGGAGGACGCGAAGCTGCAGCGGATGCCGAAGCCGAAGTCGCACCAGGGTCGCATCGCTCTCGTCACCGGCGCCGCATCCGGAATCGGCAAGGCGATCGCCACGCGTCTCGCGGCCGAAGGCGCGTGCGTCGTCGTGGCCGACCTCGACCTGGAGAAGGCACAGTCCGCCGCGGCCGAGCTCGGGAACGCGGATGTCGCGATCGGCGTCGCGGCGAACGTGGCCGACGCCGATGCCGTGCAGGCGGCTCTCGATGCGACGCTGCTGGCGTTCGGCGGCATCGACCTCGTCGTCAACAACGCCGGGCTGTCGCTGTCGAAGCCGCTGCTGGAGACGACCGAGCAGGACTGGGACCTGCAGCACGACGTGATGGCGAAGGGCTCGTTCTTCGTGGCGAAGGCCGCGGCTCGCGCGCTCATCGCGCAGGGCATGGGCGGTGACATCGTGTACATCTCGTCGAAGAACTCGGTCTTCGCCGGGCCGAACAACATCGCGTACTCGGCGACCAAGGCCGACCAGGCGCACCAGGTGCGCCTACTCGCGGTCGAGCTCGGCGAGCACGGCGTGCGCGTGAACGGCATCAACCCCGACGGTGTCGTCCGCGGCTCCGGCATCTTCGCCTCCGGCTGGGGTGCGAACCGGGCCGCCACCTACGGCGTGAAGGAAGAGGATCTCGGTCAGTTCTACGCCAACCGCACGATCCTCAAGCGCGAGGTCGTGCCGGAGAACGTCGCCGACGCCGTGTACGTCCTCACCGGCCCGGAGCTGTCGCGCACGACGGGCCTGCACGTGCCGGTGGACTCCGGCGTCGCCGCCGCGTTCCTCCGCTGA
- a CDS encoding class II fructose-bisphosphate aldolase, which produces MTLATMSTLLADHRAVGAFNFVQLELAQAIVAGAEEAGAGVVLQLSQNAVRFHGALGPAASAALQLAHGARVPVVVHLDHATDETLVDAALAAGVRSVMFDGAHLPDAENLARTRAIADRAHAAGAWVEAELGEVGGKGGAHTPGVRTDIEDAAAFVAATGVDALAVAVGSSHAMTERAASLDEDLISRLAARVPVPLVLHGSSGVPDAGIDGAIRAGMRKINIGTHLNVVFTGAVREALAADPAIVDPRTYVRPARDAVAREVARMLRLIVGGAGEGRA; this is translated from the coding sequence ATGACGCTGGCGACCATGTCCACCCTGCTCGCCGACCACCGTGCCGTCGGCGCGTTCAACTTCGTGCAGCTCGAGCTCGCCCAGGCGATCGTCGCCGGTGCGGAGGAGGCGGGCGCCGGTGTCGTGCTGCAGCTGTCGCAGAACGCCGTCCGCTTCCACGGCGCCCTCGGCCCCGCCGCATCCGCCGCGCTGCAGCTCGCCCACGGCGCCCGGGTTCCCGTCGTCGTGCACCTGGACCACGCCACCGACGAAACCCTCGTGGATGCCGCACTCGCCGCCGGCGTGCGCTCGGTGATGTTCGACGGCGCGCACCTGCCCGACGCCGAGAACCTCGCACGCACGCGTGCCATCGCCGACCGCGCGCACGCCGCCGGCGCGTGGGTGGAGGCGGAGCTCGGCGAAGTCGGCGGAAAGGGCGGGGCCCACACGCCCGGTGTCCGCACCGACATCGAGGATGCGGCGGCGTTCGTGGCCGCCACCGGCGTCGACGCGCTGGCGGTCGCGGTGGGCAGCTCGCACGCCATGACCGAGCGCGCCGCGTCGCTGGATGAGGACCTCATCTCGCGTCTTGCCGCCCGGGTGCCGGTGCCGCTCGTCCTGCACGGCTCCAGCGGGGTGCCCGACGCGGGCATCGACGGCGCGATCCGCGCCGGCATGCGCAAGATCAACATCGGCACGCACCTCAACGTCGTCTTCACCGGCGCGGTGCGCGAGGCGCTCGCCGCCGACCCGGCGATCGTCGATCCGCGCACCTACGTGCGCCCCGCCCGAGACGCCGTCGCGCGGGAGGTCGCGCGGATGCTGCGGCTCATCGTCGGCGGCGCGGGCGAGGGCCGGGCATGA
- a CDS encoding LacI family DNA-binding transcriptional regulator codes for MRDVAARAGVSAKTVSRVFNDDPHVLPHTRERVQRVMRELNYVPNVLATTFRAGRSSVIGVAVPDIVDPFFAAIARAVDDVARHAGMSTLVTSLGDDPADERATIESLLGRKLSGLIVAPVGDDQAYLERWQESTPIVCVDRAPSGLRADTFTADDEAGAHAATAHLLGHGHRRIAYLGDVLGRSTERARLEGWRRALREAGLPEDDALIAADVATPAAAQREIARVRGLGDPATAIFSSNARTTMALVRATREEHVPLVGFGDFPLADLLRPAITVIDQSPDRLGRLAAERVLSRLSAPTAEPDHAVVDVTLVERDSCR; via the coding sequence ATGCGAGACGTGGCCGCACGGGCCGGGGTCAGTGCGAAGACGGTCTCCCGGGTGTTCAACGATGATCCGCATGTGCTCCCGCACACGCGCGAGCGGGTGCAGCGGGTCATGCGGGAGCTCAACTACGTGCCGAATGTGCTGGCCACGACGTTCCGCGCCGGACGCTCGTCGGTGATCGGGGTGGCGGTTCCCGACATCGTCGACCCGTTCTTCGCCGCGATCGCCCGGGCGGTGGACGACGTCGCCCGGCACGCGGGGATGTCGACGCTCGTCACGAGCCTGGGCGACGACCCCGCCGACGAGCGCGCCACGATCGAGTCGCTCCTGGGGCGCAAGCTGTCCGGTCTCATCGTCGCCCCCGTCGGAGACGACCAGGCCTACCTCGAGCGCTGGCAGGAGTCCACCCCGATCGTGTGCGTGGACCGCGCCCCCTCCGGGCTGCGCGCCGACACCTTCACCGCCGACGACGAGGCGGGCGCGCACGCGGCGACGGCGCATCTGCTGGGGCACGGACATCGCCGCATCGCGTACCTCGGCGACGTGCTCGGGCGCTCCACGGAGCGCGCACGCCTGGAGGGATGGCGCCGCGCCCTGCGCGAGGCCGGATTGCCGGAGGACGACGCATTGATCGCCGCCGACGTGGCTACTCCGGCGGCGGCGCAGCGCGAGATCGCGCGCGTGCGGGGGCTGGGCGATCCGGCCACGGCGATCTTCTCGTCCAACGCGCGCACGACGATGGCGCTGGTGCGCGCGACGCGCGAGGAGCACGTGCCGCTGGTCGGCTTCGGCGACTTCCCCCTGGCCGACCTGCTGCGTCCGGCGATCACCGTGATCGACCAGAGCCCGGACCGGCTCGGCCGCCTCGCCGCCGAGCGCGTGCTGTCGCGGCTGTCCGCGCCCACCGCCGAACCCGACCACGCCGTCGTGGACGTCACCCTCGTCGAGCGCGACTCCTGCCGCTAG
- a CDS encoding 1-phosphofructokinase family hexose kinase: MTARLGRGGVVTLTPAGAIDATYLVDGFARGDLIRASEYTREVSGKGVNLSAALDLAGVPTAAVVVLGQDDVAFAGHSPHAALLRIVPVPGATRVNTAIVDAAGATTKVNAPTPPLSAEAWARATDTALAEVAASDAQWLVLCGSLPVLAGSGRPVDATELFTRARERGIRVAVDTSGAGLARALGATPDLDLIKPNTAELAELTGRALVTVGDVVGAARTLIDRGLALAYVSMGADGALAVSADEVVHAHARSRRLANTAGAGDASLAGFLVGLASGASESLESAVAHAAAWGAHAVAQTTTVLPGLGGLPEAVVTVAPDPATALSEPAGA, from the coding sequence ATGACCGCGCGGCTGGGCCGGGGCGGTGTCGTCACGCTCACCCCCGCCGGCGCCATCGATGCGACCTACCTGGTCGACGGCTTCGCGCGGGGCGACCTCATCCGCGCCTCCGAGTACACCCGTGAGGTCAGCGGCAAGGGGGTCAACCTCTCCGCCGCCCTCGATCTGGCCGGGGTGCCCACGGCAGCGGTCGTCGTGCTCGGGCAGGACGACGTCGCCTTCGCCGGGCACTCGCCCCACGCCGCGCTCCTGCGGATCGTTCCGGTCCCCGGCGCCACGCGCGTGAACACCGCGATCGTCGACGCCGCCGGGGCCACGACGAAGGTCAACGCGCCCACGCCGCCGCTGAGCGCGGAGGCGTGGGCGCGGGCGACCGACACGGCCCTGGCCGAGGTCGCCGCCTCGGATGCGCAGTGGCTCGTGCTGTGCGGTTCGCTGCCGGTGCTCGCCGGCAGCGGCCGGCCCGTGGATGCGACGGAGCTGTTCACGCGAGCGCGGGAACGCGGCATCCGCGTCGCGGTGGACACCAGCGGCGCCGGCCTCGCCCGCGCCCTGGGCGCCACGCCCGACCTCGACCTCATCAAGCCCAACACCGCCGAACTGGCCGAGCTCACCGGTCGTGCGCTCGTCACGGTGGGCGACGTCGTCGGCGCCGCCCGCACGCTCATCGACCGCGGGCTCGCTCTGGCATACGTCAGCATGGGCGCCGACGGTGCGCTCGCCGTCTCGGCCGACGAGGTCGTGCACGCCCATGCCCGCTCCCGGCGTCTGGCCAACACCGCCGGCGCCGGCGATGCGTCGCTGGCCGGCTTCCTGGTCGGGCTGGCATCCGGCGCCTCGGAGTCGCTGGAATCCGCCGTCGCCCACGCCGCCGCATGGGGTGCTCACGCGGTGGCGCAGACCACCACGGTCCTCCCGGGCCTGGGCGGCCTCCCGGAGGCGGTCGTCACGGTGGCGCCCGATCCCGCCACCGCCCTGTCGGAGCCGGCGGGGGCCTGA
- a CDS encoding zinc-dependent alcohol dehydrogenase, with protein sequence MAWPTGRMAALVFAGPGAVQWREVAIPDAREGHVLVRVERVGICGTDLALLDGSMGYLESGLTRYPIRPGHEWCGTVVAVAGGVSDVTVGDRVVGEPFLSCGRCAVCRAGRRDQCPHRDEMGVRGDAPGAAAQYVAVPAENVAVVPVGLDPSAAVLAEPLVTVLHALSVVRLEAGESLGIIGAGTLGMLAAQVARAAGAEVTVYSRGDRAERAQACDAAFVRSADAPADRHDAVIEASGGEGTVGLAVRLARPAGRVALVGVPGSPESLDAMPVVVKGLQVTGVLGGIPFLQRAVRLLADGVVKPDAVIDRVLPAARVVEALELLAGGGTHRPKILLDLLLDPLLDPADVASVVSAGSDEGTGDAA encoded by the coding sequence ATGGCCTGGCCGACCGGCCGCATGGCGGCCCTCGTCTTCGCCGGCCCCGGCGCCGTTCAGTGGCGCGAGGTCGCGATCCCCGACGCCCGAGAGGGTCACGTGCTCGTGCGCGTCGAGCGGGTCGGGATCTGCGGCACCGACCTTGCGCTGCTGGACGGATCGATGGGGTATCTCGAATCCGGGCTCACGCGCTATCCGATCCGCCCCGGCCACGAATGGTGCGGCACGGTCGTCGCCGTCGCCGGCGGCGTCTCGGACGTCACCGTCGGCGACCGCGTCGTCGGTGAGCCGTTCCTCAGCTGCGGACGGTGCGCCGTGTGCCGCGCCGGACGCCGGGACCAGTGTCCGCACCGCGACGAGATGGGGGTCCGCGGCGACGCGCCCGGGGCGGCCGCGCAGTACGTCGCGGTGCCCGCCGAGAACGTCGCGGTCGTGCCGGTGGGTCTCGACCCCTCGGCGGCGGTGCTCGCCGAACCCCTCGTCACCGTGCTCCACGCCCTCTCGGTCGTGCGGCTGGAAGCCGGCGAATCCCTCGGCATCATCGGCGCAGGCACCCTGGGGATGCTGGCCGCCCAGGTCGCGCGCGCCGCCGGCGCCGAGGTGACCGTGTACTCCCGCGGCGACCGTGCCGAGCGCGCCCAGGCGTGCGACGCGGCATTCGTCCGCAGCGCCGACGCGCCCGCCGACCGCCATGACGCCGTGATCGAGGCCTCCGGGGGCGAGGGCACCGTCGGCCTCGCCGTGCGGCTGGCCCGTCCCGCCGGGCGCGTCGCGCTCGTCGGCGTCCCGGGGTCGCCCGAATCGCTGGATGCCATGCCGGTCGTGGTCAAGGGACTGCAGGTGACCGGGGTCCTGGGCGGCATCCCGTTCCTCCAGCGGGCCGTGCGGCTGCTCGCCGACGGCGTCGTGAAACCCGACGCCGTGATCGACCGCGTGCTGCCGGCCGCGCGGGTCGTCGAGGCGCTGGAGCTGCTCGCCGGCGGTGGCACGCACCGCCCCAAGATCCTGCTCGACCTCCTGCTCGACCCCCTGCTCGACCCCGCGGACGTGGCATCGGTCGTCTCCGCCGGCAGCGATGAGGGAACAGGAGACGCGGCATGA
- a CDS encoding nucleoside/nucleotide kinase family protein has protein sequence MTVPTVHVDELVERARQLAAGGRRVVLGIAGAPGAGKSVLSDALLAALGPDAVLVGMDAFHLADAELARLGRGERKGAPDTFDVDGYVATLERIRARDRVVYAPVFDRSLEAAVAGSVRVDPQVPIVLTEGNYLLLDSGGWERVRPRLDEVWFVQPDEASRQRWLIARHESYGRDPAAARAWALGTDQRNAELVQTTAHRADRVFAVDYRRESRA, from the coding sequence ATGACCGTGCCCACCGTGCATGTGGACGAGCTCGTGGAGCGCGCGCGGCAGCTCGCCGCCGGCGGCCGGCGGGTCGTGCTGGGGATAGCGGGGGCGCCCGGAGCGGGCAAGAGCGTCCTGTCCGACGCGCTGCTGGCCGCGCTCGGCCCCGACGCGGTGCTCGTGGGGATGGACGCCTTCCACCTCGCCGATGCCGAGCTCGCCCGCCTGGGCCGGGGCGAGCGGAAAGGGGCCCCCGACACCTTCGACGTCGACGGATACGTCGCGACGCTCGAGCGCATCCGGGCCCGTGACCGGGTCGTCTACGCACCCGTCTTCGACCGCTCCCTGGAGGCGGCCGTCGCCGGATCCGTCCGCGTGGATCCGCAGGTGCCCATCGTCCTGACGGAGGGGAACTACCTCCTCCTCGACTCCGGCGGCTGGGAGCGGGTGCGCCCCCGGCTGGACGAGGTGTGGTTCGTCCAGCCCGACGAGGCCTCGCGCCAGAGGTGGCTCATCGCGCGCCACGAGAGCTACGGACGCGACCCGGCCGCCGCGCGCGCGTGGGCGCTGGGCACCGATCAGCGCAACGCCGAGCTCGTCCAGACCACCGCGCACCGCGCCGACCGTGTCTTCGCGGTCGACTACCGAAGGGAATCCCGCGCATGA
- a CDS encoding DeoR/GlpR family DNA-binding transcription regulator, giving the protein MSVSGTVESQNRRAALLELADSGATVRIDEAAERFGVSPMTIRRDLADLESSGRLRRVRGGAIAAPTPQPFHRRRTLNVAAKRVIARKALTLVPASGTIALDASSTIGLVAATLGARSGLTAFTNSVDTFAVLAETAGVSPLLAGGSPEPTTGSLTGPLAVGSIRSLFFDLALTSADAVDPGAGTSEVSLAEAEVKRALVEQASRCVVAVDSTKLARRSVAAAVAMEQVDTLITELDPADERLAGFRGVVELL; this is encoded by the coding sequence ATGAGCGTCAGCGGAACCGTCGAGTCGCAGAACCGCCGCGCGGCGCTGCTCGAGCTGGCCGACAGCGGCGCGACGGTGCGGATCGACGAGGCGGCCGAGCGCTTCGGGGTGTCGCCGATGACGATCCGGCGCGATCTCGCCGACCTGGAGTCCTCCGGACGGCTGCGGCGCGTCCGGGGCGGCGCCATCGCCGCACCGACCCCCCAGCCGTTCCACCGCCGCCGCACCCTCAACGTCGCAGCCAAGCGCGTCATCGCCCGCAAGGCGCTCACCCTCGTGCCCGCCAGTGGCACCATCGCTCTCGACGCGTCGTCCACGATCGGCCTCGTCGCCGCGACGCTCGGGGCGCGCTCGGGCCTCACGGCCTTCACGAACTCCGTCGACACGTTCGCTGTCCTGGCGGAGACGGCGGGAGTCTCGCCGCTGCTGGCCGGAGGCAGCCCCGAGCCCACGACCGGCAGTCTCACCGGTCCCCTCGCCGTCGGCAGCATCCGCTCGCTCTTCTTCGATCTGGCTCTCACATCGGCGGATGCGGTCGACCCGGGCGCGGGGACCTCCGAAGTCTCGCTGGCCGAGGCGGAGGTCAAACGCGCGCTGGTGGAGCAGGCGTCGCGGTGCGTGGTGGCCGTCGATTCGACCAAACTCGCGCGCCGCTCGGTCGCCGCCGCGGTCGCGATGGAGCAGGTGGACACCCTGATCACCGAACTGGATCCGGCGGACGAGCGATTGGCGGGTTTCCGCGGCGTGGTCGAACTGCTCTGA